One genomic window of Channa argus isolate prfri chromosome 5, Channa argus male v1.0, whole genome shotgun sequence includes the following:
- the h6pd gene encoding GDH/6PGL endoplasmic bifunctional protein produces the protein MDQNMFVTVLLVLVTLCAWVGNGEERQEAQRHGHVSVVIVGGTGDLAKKYLWQGFFQLYVNQVSSGNTFSFYGGGLSPAVNGTPVLFEILKVVSCQNKVSPERCALLKEQFLRLSQYRQLKTLEDYQDLKNHIEKQLQEEGMKEAGRLFYLSVPAFAYADIADKINNSCRPTIGAWLRVVLEKPFGHDLRSAQILASQLGSSLKDEEMYRIDHYLGKQVVAKILQFRIENKKFLDPIWNKHHIERVEIVLKETLDVKGRIPFYDQYGVIRDVLQNHLTEVMALLTMSLPLKLSNDKEVLQNKLKVFSSLLPLGNSQAVVGQYQAYKSEVQQELNKTKDHISLTPTYAAVLMHIDELQYEGVPILLISGKMLDERVGYARILFKNDIFCLANHKAVHCKPKQIVFHFGHGTLQYPAILVSKNLFKPVLMDNEWKEVMEHTDVSVAGLPISDYYVHTPTEQHDAYTELISHIYAGRSNSFISTENLLASWEIWTPLLSSLSTTFPRIYPGGDNNGVLLDVHLKGRDISYNSEVVIISPDQIRGTSVNNFQVMQGKFRSTDMISAWTEELVERLAADIQEAAEAAIRESGVFHLALSGGSTPLALFHRLALNHFSFPWRNTHVWMVDERCVPLTELESNFYTLHDHLLQHVRIPYYNIHPMPVLLNQRLCVEEDGGAQLYEKEINKLVNGSSFHFVLLGVGYDGHTASLFPGSKVTEPEKSLVALTESPVKPHQRMSLTFSAINRAQKVALLVMGKGKHELITQLSRVKDNPDKWPVTGVKPVNGRLVWYLDYDALLG, from the exons ATGGACCAGAACATGTTTGTGACTGTCCTCTTGGTCTTGGTCACTCTATGTGCCTGGGTAGGAaatggagaggagagacaggagGCACAAAGACATGGCCATGTCTCAGTCGTGATTGTGGGAGGCACAGGGGACTTGGCAAAAAAGTACCTGTGGCAGGGCTTCTTTCAGCTTTATGTTAACCAGGTCAGTAGTGGAAACACATTCTCCTTCTATGGTGGAGGACTGTCACCTGCTGTCAATGGCACACCAGTCCTTTTTGAGATCCTAAAGGTGGTATCCTGTCAAAATAAAGTATCTCCAGAGCGCTGTGCTCTTCTGAAAGAGCAGTTCCTTCGTCTGTCACAGTATCGGCAGTTGAAAACACtagaggactaccaggatctTAAAAACCACATTGAGAAACAACTTCAGGAAGAAGGAATGAAAGAGGCAGGAAGGCTCTTCTACTTGTCAGTGCCAGCTTTTGCATATGCAGACATTGCTGATAAAATCAATAATAGTTGCAGGCCAACCATTGGGGCATGGCTAAGGGTGGTGCTGGAGAAACCCTTTGGACATGACTTGAGGAGTGCTCAGATTCTCGCATCTCAGCTTGGGAGCTCGTTGAAGGATGAAGAAATGTACAGAATTGATCATTATCTGGGGAAGCAG GTGGTTGCAAAGATTCTTCAATTCAGAATAGAGAACAAGAAGTTTTTGGATCCCATCTGGAACAAGCACCACATTGAGAGAGTGGAGATTGTATTAAAAGAGACCCTTGATGTTAAAG GTCGTATTCCCTTTTATGACCAATATGGGGTGATAAGAGATGTGCTTCAGAACCACCTGACTGAGGTCATGGCTTTGTTGACTATGAGTCTTCCCCTGAAGCTGAGCAACGATAAGGAAGTTCTCCAAAACAAGTTAAAAGTCTTCAGTTCCTTGCTGCCTTTAGGAAATAGTCAAGCTGTGGTCGGCCAGTATCAGGCATATAAATCCGAGGTTCAGCAGGAGCTGAATAAAACAAAGGATCACATCAGTCTCACACCAACATATGCAG ctGTATTGATGCATATTGATGAGCTTCAGTATGAAGGCGTGCCAATTCTTTTGATCTCTGGAAAGATGTTAGATGAACGGGTGGGATATGCACGCATACTTTTCAAGAATGACATCTTTTGTCTTGCAAACCACAAAGCCGTTCACTGCAAGCCTAAACAGATAGTGTTTCATTTTGGGCATGGCACCCTTCAGTATCCAGCAATTCTTGTAAGTAAGAATCTGTTCAAACCAGTTTTAATGGACAATGAGTGGAAAGAAGTGATGGAGCACACAGATGTCAGTGTTGCAGGTTTACCTATTTCAGACTACTATGTGCACACTCCAACAGAGCAGCATGATGCTTATACAGAACttatttctcatatttatgcTGGACGTAGCAATAGTTTCATTAGTACTGAAAATTTGCTGGCTTCCTGGGAAATATGGACACCACTGCTCAGTAGCCTATCCACCACTTTTCCTCGCATCTACCCTGGTGGTGACAACAACGGAGTCCTGCTGGACGTTCATCTGAAAGGGAGGGACATTAGCTACAACAGTGAAGTGGTGATAATCAGCCCTGATCAGATAAGAGGCACATCGGTCAACAATTTTCAAGTGATGCAAGGCAAATTTCGTAGCACTGACATGATATCTGCCTGGACTGAGGAACTAGTGGAGAGACTAGCTGCAGACATACAGGAAGCAGCAGAGGCAGCAATCCGTGAGAGCGGTGTTTTCCACCTTGCACTTTCTGGTGGTTCAACCCCACTCGCTCTGTTCCACCGATTGGCCCTGAACCACTTTTCTTTCCCTTGGAGGAACACCCATGTGTGGATGGTGGATGAGCGTTGCGTCCCGCTGACTGAATTAGAGTCAAACTTCTACACCTTACATGACCACCTCCTGCAACATGTTAGGATACCGTATTACAACATTCACCCCATGCCAGTACTCCTCAACCAACGTTTATGtgtggaggaggatggaggagcACAGCTTTATGAGAAAGAGATCAACAAGTTGGTTAATGGCTCCAGCTTCCACTTTGTACTGCTGGGAGTTGGCTACGATGGCCACACAGCGTCATTGTTCCCTGGTAGTAAAGTGACTGAACCTGAGAAGAGTTTGGTGGCCCTCACTGAGAGTCCAGTAAAGCCTCACCAGCGCATGAGCCTCACTTTTAGTGCCATTAACCGAGCCCAGAAAGTTGCTCTTTTAGTGATGGGCAAAGGCAAACATGAGCTGATCACCCAGCTGAGTCGAGTGAAGGACAACCCAGACAAATGGCCTGTCACTGGCGTGAAGCCTGTTAATGGCAGACTTGTTTGGTACTTAGACTATGATGCACTTTTAGGGTAG
- the LOC137127363 gene encoding uncharacterized protein, with translation MFLYMLIFMAYYSSRWLPRNQRLKLCQLVNAVFTAIVLVPQLYVMGRTESSRYCRQPLLNNLTAFIALSFIALGFSVVFTLIDPVPQSLWAFYYVFGLLSFGQGLCTAILTLTATACVSK, from the exons ATGTTTCTCTATATGCTAATCTTCATGGCTTATTATAGCAGCAGATGGCTACCCAGGAACCAAAGGTTAAAATTGTG TCAACTTGTAAATGCAGTGTTCACAGCAATTGTTCTTGTTCCTCAACTCTACGTCATGGGAAG GACGGAATCCTCACGATACTGCAGGCAACCTCTACTGAACAACCTGACAGCCTTCATCGCCTTATCCTTCATAGCTTTAG GTTTTTCAGTGGTATTCACATTGATAGATCCAGTTCCTCAGAGCTTGTGGGCTTTCTATTATGTATTTGGGCTTCTGTCATTTGGACAAGGACTATGTACAGCAATCCTGACTCTGACAGCCACAGCATGTGTAAGTAAATAA
- the rbp7b gene encoding retinoid-binding protein 7 — translation MPVDYSGTWDIVSNVNFEGYMVALGIDFATRKIASMLKPQKVIEQHGDCFTIKTFTTFKNYELSFKTGEEFTEVTKGMDNRTCQSLVNWEKDKLVCVQKGEKKNRGWTHWIQDNHLHLELTCEDQICKQVFKRTL, via the exons ATGCCTGTTGACTACAGTGGAACATGGGACATTGTCAGCAATGTCAACTTTGAAGGATACATGGTTGCTCTGG GCATTGATTTTGCAACACGCAAGATTGCCTCAATGCTGAAACCCCAGAAAGTGATTGAGCAACATGGGgactgttttacaatcaagacATTCACTACTTTCAAAAATTATGAGTTATCATTTAAAACCGGAGAAGAGTTCACAGAGGTGACTAAAGGAATGGACAACCGGACATGCCAG AGTTTGGTTAACTGGGAAAAGGATAAGCTGGTGTGTGTTCAAAAAGGcgagaagaaaaacagaggatGGACTCACTGGATTCAGGACAACCACCTTCATCTG gAACTAACCTGTGAGGATCAAATCTGCAAACAAGTCTTTAAAAGGACTCTGTGA
- the cenps gene encoding centromere protein S isoform X1, which produces MSDDKDETQQRLKAAVHYTVGRLCQKLSKDHRREFSRQVIAAIAETTFRQCDIFAKDLEAFARHAKRSTVSTEDVKLLARRSTALSIYMQNKSEELNQGLKKKNNGKRKSKDTEEESRE; this is translated from the exons ATGTCAGACGATAAAGACGAAACGCAACAG agGTTAAAGGCAGCAGTACACTACACCGTAGGCCGTCTGTGCCAGAAACTGAGCAAGGATCACCGGAGAGAGTTCAGCCGACAAGTCATAGCAGCAATAGCTGAGACAACCTTCAGACAATGTG aTATATTTGCTAAGGATCTAGAGGCTTTTGCAAG gCACGCTAAAAGAAGTACAGTGTCTACTGAAGATGTAAAACTCCTGGCCCGTCGTAGTACTGCATTG tccatctacatgcaaaataaaagtgaagaaCTGAACCAGGgtttgaaaaagaagaataatgggaagaggaagagcaaagacaCCGAAGAAGAGAGCAGAGAATAA
- the cenps gene encoding centromere protein S isoform X2 has translation MKGDTDRLKAAVHYTVGRLCQKLSKDHRREFSRQVIAAIAETTFRQCDIFAKDLEAFARHAKRSTVSTEDVKLLARRSTALSIYMQNKSEELNQGLKKKNNGKRKSKDTEEESRE, from the exons ATGAAGGGAGACACAGAC agGTTAAAGGCAGCAGTACACTACACCGTAGGCCGTCTGTGCCAGAAACTGAGCAAGGATCACCGGAGAGAGTTCAGCCGACAAGTCATAGCAGCAATAGCTGAGACAACCTTCAGACAATGTG aTATATTTGCTAAGGATCTAGAGGCTTTTGCAAG gCACGCTAAAAGAAGTACAGTGTCTACTGAAGATGTAAAACTCCTGGCCCGTCGTAGTACTGCATTG tccatctacatgcaaaataaaagtgaagaaCTGAACCAGGgtttgaaaaagaagaataatgggaagaggaagagcaaagacaCCGAAGAAGAGAGCAGAGAATAA
- the cenps gene encoding centromere protein S isoform X3, protein MSRHVERLKAAVHYTVGRLCQKLSKDHRREFSRQVIAAIAETTFRQCDIFAKDLEAFARHAKRSTVSTEDVKLLARRSTALSIYMQNKSEELNQGLKKKNNGKRKSKDTEEESRE, encoded by the exons ATGTCACGTCATGTAGAG agGTTAAAGGCAGCAGTACACTACACCGTAGGCCGTCTGTGCCAGAAACTGAGCAAGGATCACCGGAGAGAGTTCAGCCGACAAGTCATAGCAGCAATAGCTGAGACAACCTTCAGACAATGTG aTATATTTGCTAAGGATCTAGAGGCTTTTGCAAG gCACGCTAAAAGAAGTACAGTGTCTACTGAAGATGTAAAACTCCTGGCCCGTCGTAGTACTGCATTG tccatctacatgcaaaataaaagtgaagaaCTGAACCAGGgtttgaaaaagaagaataatgggaagaggaagagcaaagacaCCGAAGAAGAGAGCAGAGAATAA
- the tardbpb gene encoding TAR DNA-binding protein 43 isoform X1 has product MAEVYIRVAEEENEEPMEIPSEDDGTVLLSTVAAQFPGACGLRFRSPVSQCMRGVRLVEGVLHAPENGWGNIVYVVNYPKDNKRKMDEIDASSAVKMKRGDMKTSDLIVLGLPWKTTEQDLKDYFSTFGEVIMVQVKRDAKTGNSKGFGFVRFTEYEAQEKVISQRHMIDGRWCDCKLPNSKVNMQGPDEPLRSRKVFVGRCTEDMTTDDLRQFFMQYGEVTDVFIPKPFRAFAFVTFADDQVAQSLCGEDLIIKGVSVHISNAEPKHGNRQFDRTARFGNGFGAQAFGSSRSGLGSSTNSSLANFGSFSLNPAMMAAAQAALQSSWGMMGMLASQQQTSTSGSTSSGTSSSRDQSQSFSTGNSNYGTSSASLGWGTGSNSTTSGSGFSSGFGSSMESKSSGWGM; this is encoded by the exons ATGGCCGAAGTATACATTCGAGTTGCGGAGGAGGAAAACGAGGAACCCATGGAGATCCCGTCCGAGGACGACGGTACTGTTCTGCTTTCAACCGTGGCAGCACAGTTCCCAGGGGCTTGCGGCCTACGGTTCAGAAGTCCCGTGTCTCAGTGCATGCGGGGAGTGCGTCTTGTGGAAGGGGTCCTACACGCGCCAGAAAACGGATGGGGGAATATCGTGTATGTGGTGAACTATCCAAAAg acaacaaaagaaaaatggatgAAATTGATGCCTCCTCTGCTGTGAAAATGAAGAGGGGGGATATGAAGACATCTGACCTCATTGTTCTGGGTCTGCCTTGGAAAACAACTGAACAGGACCTGAAAGACTACTTTAGCACATTTGGAGAAGTCATCATGGTTCAG gtAAAACGAGATGCTAAGACTGGAAACTCTAAAGGGTTTGGCTTTGTGAGGTTCACAGAATATGAGGCTCAAGAAAAAGTGATATCCCAGCGCCATATGATCGATGGAAGATGGTGTGACTGCAAGCTCCCTAACTCGAAGGTGAATATG CAAGGTCCAGATGAGCCACTGAGGAGTCGCAAAGTGTTTGTGGGTCGTTGTACGGAAGACATGACCACAGATGACTTACGGCAGTTTTTTATGCAGTATGGAGAAGTTACAGATGTCTTCATTCCCAAGCCATTCCGCGCTTTTGCTTTTGTCACATTTGCAGATGATCAG gttGCCCAGTCTCTATGTGGAGAGGACCTAATTATCAAAGGTGTCAGCGTTCACATCTCAAATGCTGAACCCAAACATGGCAATAGGCAGTTTGATCGTACAGCACGGTTCGGGAATGGTTTTGGAGCGCAAGCATTTGGCAGCAGCCGTAGTGGGTTGGGGAGCAGCACTAACAGTAGTCTGGCAAATTTTGGCTCCTTCAGTTTGAACCCTGCAATGATGGCTGCTGCTCAGGCTGCTCTGCAGAGTAGTTGGGGGATGATGGGTATGCTGGCTAGCCAGCAGCAGACATCCACCTCAGGCAGCACTTCAAGTGGAACAAGTTCTAGTAGGGACCAGAGTCAGTCATTCAGTACAGGCAACAGCAACTATGGCACCAGCTCAGCCAGTCTTGGCTGGGGAACAGGGTCAAACTCTACAACCAGTGGTAGTGGGTTTAGCTCAGGTTTTGGGTCCAGTATGGAGTCAAAGTCATCTGGGTGGGGTATGTAA
- the tardbpb gene encoding TAR DNA-binding protein 43 isoform X2 — MAEVYIRVAEEENEEPMEIPSEDDGTVLLSTVAAQFPGACGLRFRSPVSQCMRGVRLVEGVLHAPENGWGNIVYVVNYPKDNKRKMDEIDASSAVKMKRGDMKTSDLIVLGLPWKTTEQDLKDYFSTFGEVIMVQVKRDAKTGNSKGFGFVRFTEYEAQEKVISQRHMIDGRWCDCKLPNSKQGPDEPLRSRKVFVGRCTEDMTTDDLRQFFMQYGEVTDVFIPKPFRAFAFVTFADDQVAQSLCGEDLIIKGVSVHISNAEPKHGNRQFDRTARFGNGFGAQAFGSSRSGLGSSTNSSLANFGSFSLNPAMMAAAQAALQSSWGMMGMLASQQQTSTSGSTSSGTSSSRDQSQSFSTGNSNYGTSSASLGWGTGSNSTTSGSGFSSGFGSSMESKSSGWGM; from the exons ATGGCCGAAGTATACATTCGAGTTGCGGAGGAGGAAAACGAGGAACCCATGGAGATCCCGTCCGAGGACGACGGTACTGTTCTGCTTTCAACCGTGGCAGCACAGTTCCCAGGGGCTTGCGGCCTACGGTTCAGAAGTCCCGTGTCTCAGTGCATGCGGGGAGTGCGTCTTGTGGAAGGGGTCCTACACGCGCCAGAAAACGGATGGGGGAATATCGTGTATGTGGTGAACTATCCAAAAg acaacaaaagaaaaatggatgAAATTGATGCCTCCTCTGCTGTGAAAATGAAGAGGGGGGATATGAAGACATCTGACCTCATTGTTCTGGGTCTGCCTTGGAAAACAACTGAACAGGACCTGAAAGACTACTTTAGCACATTTGGAGAAGTCATCATGGTTCAG gtAAAACGAGATGCTAAGACTGGAAACTCTAAAGGGTTTGGCTTTGTGAGGTTCACAGAATATGAGGCTCAAGAAAAAGTGATATCCCAGCGCCATATGATCGATGGAAGATGGTGTGACTGCAAGCTCCCTAACTCGAAG CAAGGTCCAGATGAGCCACTGAGGAGTCGCAAAGTGTTTGTGGGTCGTTGTACGGAAGACATGACCACAGATGACTTACGGCAGTTTTTTATGCAGTATGGAGAAGTTACAGATGTCTTCATTCCCAAGCCATTCCGCGCTTTTGCTTTTGTCACATTTGCAGATGATCAG gttGCCCAGTCTCTATGTGGAGAGGACCTAATTATCAAAGGTGTCAGCGTTCACATCTCAAATGCTGAACCCAAACATGGCAATAGGCAGTTTGATCGTACAGCACGGTTCGGGAATGGTTTTGGAGCGCAAGCATTTGGCAGCAGCCGTAGTGGGTTGGGGAGCAGCACTAACAGTAGTCTGGCAAATTTTGGCTCCTTCAGTTTGAACCCTGCAATGATGGCTGCTGCTCAGGCTGCTCTGCAGAGTAGTTGGGGGATGATGGGTATGCTGGCTAGCCAGCAGCAGACATCCACCTCAGGCAGCACTTCAAGTGGAACAAGTTCTAGTAGGGACCAGAGTCAGTCATTCAGTACAGGCAACAGCAACTATGGCACCAGCTCAGCCAGTCTTGGCTGGGGAACAGGGTCAAACTCTACAACCAGTGGTAGTGGGTTTAGCTCAGGTTTTGGGTCCAGTATGGAGTCAAAGTCATCTGGGTGGGGTATGTAA
- the gnb1b gene encoding guanine nucleotide binding protein (G protein), beta polypeptide 1b, whose product MSELDQLRQEAEQLKNQIRDARKACADATLSQITANIDPVGRIQMRTRRTLRGHLAKIYAMHWGTDSRLLVSASQDGKLIIWDSYTTNKVHAIPLRSSWVMTCAYAPSGNYVACGGLDNICSIYNLKTREGNVRVSRELAGHTGYLSCCRFLDDNQIVTSSGDTTCALWDIETGQQTTTFAGHTGDVMSLSLAPDSRLFVSGACDASAKLWDIREGMCRQTFTGHESDINAICFFPNGNAFATGSDDATCRLFDLRADQELMIYSHDNIICGITSVAFSKSGRLLLAGYDDFNCNVWDTLKADRAGVLAGHDNRVSCLGVTDDGMAVATGSWDSFLKIWN is encoded by the exons atgagtgAACTCGACCAGTTACGCCAAGAGGCAGAGCAACTCAAAAATCAGATCAGA gaTGCCAGGAAAGCATGCGCAGATGCCACGCTATCACAG ATCACAGCTAATATTGACCCCGTCGGCCGAATCCAGATGCGTACAAGACGAACGCTGCGGGGTCATTTGGCTAAAATCTATGCCATGCATTGGGGAACAGATTCTAG GCTCTTGGTCAGTGCCTCTCAAGATGGCAAACTCATTATTTGGGACAGCTATACTACAAATAAG GTTCATGCCATTCCACTTCGATCCTCTTGGGTCATGACTTGTGCATATGCACCTTCAGGAAATTATGTGGCATGTGGTGGCTTGGACAACATTTGCTCCATTTACAACCTAAAAACACGTGAGGGGAATGTACGTGTGAGCCGTGAGCTTGCTGGACATACAG GATACCTTTCCTGTTGTCGCTTTCTTGATGACAACCAGATTGTTACAAGTTCTGGAGATACCACTTG tgcGCTTTGGGACATTGAGACTGGTCAGCAAACAACCACATTTGCTGGACACACAGGTGATGTCATGAGCCTGTCATTGGCTCCTGACTCCCGGTTATTCGTCTCTGGTGCTTGTGATGCATCTGCTAAACTCTGGGATATTCGAGAGGGCATGTGCAGACAGACATTTACTGGTCATGAGTCTGACATCAATGCCATTTGT TTCTTCCCTAATGGCAATGCCTTTGCCACGGGCTCTGATGATGCCACCTGCAGGCTATTTGATCTGCGTGCTGATCAGGAATTAATGATCTACTCTCATGACAATATCATATGTGGCATCACCTCTGTTGCATTCTCAAAGAGTGGCCGTCTTCTTCTGGCGGGATATGATGACTTCAACTGTAATGTGTGGGACACATTAAAAGCTGACCGTGCTG GCGTATTGGCTGGACATGACAACCGTGTTAGCTGCCTGGGTGTTACTGATGATGGTATGGCAGTTGCAACGGGATCCTGGGACAGTTTTCTGAAGATCTGGAATTGA